The genomic interval GCGCTGGTGGTGACGGATATTGACAGTCTCAAACATCAGTTAGCGCAGATCATCGCTGGTGAACAGCCCGATTGTGGATGTACTGGACGTGTCGAGCAGGAGCAGCCGGTGACGCAGACTCTGGGTTCGGCTTATCAGCAGATCGCCAGGGACAAAATAGAAACCCTGAAAACTGCCGGCGATGCCCAGCTTGATGATTTTCTGGTATTGGCGGATCTGTATGTGAAAGGTGTGCCGTTGGATCTGTCCGACTGTTTTTCCACCGCAGAGCAACGACCATTGAGTTTGCCTGGTTATCCCTTTGAAAACCGGCGGTGTTGGATGGATAAAAACATGTCCGCCCAGACTGCAGCGATATTGGATCAGGCCGATGACGAGATTAACGGGGCTGAAACAGCCAATGATACGGTTACCGTGTTGACCAATATTATTGCTGAGATAACTGATCTGGCGGAAGAGGAAATTAACGCCGAGTCGGATTTGAGTGAATATGGAATCGATTCATTGCTCAGCCTGCGCATTCTGAATCGTCTCCAGGCTGTCTATCAACATGATTTTCCAGCGACGCTGTTGCATGGTAAATCGTTACTGGAAGTGGCCCGCGAGATCGATTCCATCGGTGTTCGTATTGGCACTGAATTCATACCTGTGGCAACTAATGATGGACGCTGGATCACACCCCCGGGTATTACTCAGATCCGCTTGCCATTTTCCGAAGCAGAGCCGGCTGTGGTATCTGCAGAAGCTGACTCACTTCTGCAAACATGGATCGCTCAGGGCGTCGGTATCTGGAAAACCGAACACGAACTGGTGTTTGAATGCGATGGTGACAATGATGTCCGGTTGGACATTTTGTCGCAGTCGTCTGCCCGTCTGAATCAGTTGGCGGCCTGTCTGGCAATAGGACAGCGTTATTTTCCGGTCAGCGCCATGCAGCGTTTTTTCCTGGAGCAATCCCATATCCATCACAATACCGGCTTTCATATCGGTCAGATATTTCAGTTTGATGGTCCGGTCGATCTTCCGCTGTTAAATCAGGCGCTCAATGACATGGTGCAACAGCATTCCATACTGAGAACCTGTGCCGGTCGTTGCGGTGATCTCTGGGTTCAGGTCGTACACGATGAATGGTCAGTGTGCTGTCGTGAAGTGTGCTGGCCGGAAATAAACCAGCCTGAAGAGTTCCTGCAGCAGTTGCAGGCATTTCAGAATCAATGCAGCACTGAACCGTTTGACGAACTGGACCGTCCCTTGTTCAACGCCTGTGTATTGCACAATCGAGGGTCTCTGTGTGCAGCATACCTGCACATGCATCATTTTCATGCCGATGGTTTCACTTTGTATCTGCTGCAACAGGAGTGGTATGAGCGTTATCAGGCATTGCTTGAAAAACGGACATATCCGGCACCTGAAAAAAACGCCGAATATATGCACTTTACATTATCGCAATGGAATCAAAAGTGGCGGCAGGGGACTCAGTGGTGGATGAAGCAGTGGCAGAACAGTACGCCGCTCTGGTTGAGAGAAAAGCCGGAATGGCAGGATTCCTCTGATGCCCGCACCGGCATGATTGAGGTTCCGGTTTCGGCATCGTTGCTGGCTCAGCTGGAACAGTATAACCGCAGTCATCATACCACTCTGACCCAGTTGATCAGTTGTGCACTGGTTGTGATTCTGCATCGGCTGGGGCATTCATGTCCGGTAATGCAAATGGTTTATAACCTGCGTGACCGATATGAATATGAATCCGTGATGGGTGATTTTGCCTCTTCGCTGCCGTTGGGTGTGAGGGTGACGGCGGATGACTGTCTGAGTGATGTGTGCGCTTCGTATCAACAGGCCATGCAGCAACTGCAACAACATCGACACGTTGATTTTCACGCTCTGAACGAACACGTTCATGGGCAGATGTTATCGAGTGGCATCTCGATTGACAGTAATGATACCGACACGTTCGGAGGCGTTACCGAATTTGCCAGACGGATTCTGCCAACAGAAAAACTGGCGCGCGAACCGGTGGCACCTCTGTTGATTTGCATTCTGAAATCCCTGGGCGAACTGTCCATCCCTGTGATCTATGACCAAAGCCGGTTTTCTGAAGTGACCGTACAGCTGCTTTCCAACAGCGTGGTATCGGTGCTTGAGCAGATGGTTGCCAATCCCGATACCCGGGTAACAGCGGTTCAGCTTCCGCCGGCGTTATTTGAGCGACTGGAATGGGTTCATCAGGACAGCTGCATAGAACCGCAAATGCAGGAAACTGAAAATACTTTTTAACCAATATCAGCACTGCCTCAGCGCGAATGAGCGTTGGGACAGTGGTGTTGAATATAACTTTATGACACCAGGAAAGAGAGAGCCCGGTATGACGAAAATCCTCTGGCAAAACGAAATCAAACATACTCTGAAGAACACAAATCATCCTTATTTGCGAGGACCCTGGACCCCCAACTTTGTGGAACTCGATGCGTGTGACATGGAGGTGATTGGTGAAATTCCTCATGACATCGATGGCATTTATGTCCGCAATACCGAGAATCCGGTTCACGAACCGATTGGTTTTTATCACCCGTTTGATGGTGATTCCATGCTGCATACCATGACATTTAAAGACGGAACGGCCCGTTATCGTAATCGCTTTGTGCGCACTAAAGCGTTCAATGCCGAACAGGAAGCGGGAGAATCTCTCTGGGCCGGCATACTCAATACCCCGGACATGTCCAAGCGTTCAGGCTGGGGAGAGCAGGGATACAACAAGGATGCTTCATCAACAGATGTGGTGGTACATGCCGGTGGTTTGCTGTCCACTTTCTGGCAATGTGGTGAAGGCTACCGCCTCGATGCCAATACCATGGATCAGCAGGGTGCTCTCAGTTGGGCACCGATTGACGGCATTTCTGCCCATTGTAAAGTGGATGAGCGTACCGGTGAGCTGCTGTTTTTTAACTATTCCCAGCATGCGCCCTACTATCACTATGGTGTTGCCGATAAATACAACAGACTGATTCATTACACCGCCATTCCGTTACCTGGGCCACGAATGCCACACGACATGGCCTTTACCGAGCATTATTCCATCCATAATGACTTTCCATTGTTCTGGGATCCGGAGCTGCTCAAACACGGTCAACGTCAGCTGAAGTTTTTCCAGGATATGCCGAGTCGTTTTGCCATCATTCCCCGTTATGGCGATGCCAGTGAGGTGCGCTGGTTTGAGGCAGAAGCGACACACGTCTGGCATTGGATGAATGCTTACGAGGAAGGCGATGAAATCATTCTTGAAGGCTACTATCAGGGTAATCCGGATCCGCTGCCATTGGCGGGATATCCACCGGAAGCCGGAAAATTTCTGGCGAATATCGACAGTCACTCTTTTCAGTCAAAACTGCATCGCTGGCACTTTAATCTGAAAACCGGTGCCGTCAAAGAATATGACCTGGATGATCGTTACCTTGAATTTGGCACCTTCAATCAGACCTACGCTGGCAGAAAGACGCGTTATGGTTATTCCTCCATTTTAAAACCGGGCTGGTTCTTGTTTTCCGGTATCGTTAAACACGATCTCGAAACCGGACAAACCTGGCAGATGCTGTATGGCGATCAGCGTTACGGTGGAGAAGCTCCATTTATTCCCAGAAAAAATGCCACCAGTGAAGATGATGGTTATCTGGTTACCTTTGTGACCGATATGAAAGAAGACCGTTCTGAGTGCATTCTGATAGATGCCATGGATGTTGAGAGCGGTCCGATATGTCGCATTATTCTGCCTCATCGCATCTGCAGCGGTACTCATGCTGCCTGGGGGGATGGTCCGACAATCCGACAATACGACTCAAATATCTGGTAAATGAGTAGCTCGTATGCGGCATCTGTGCTGCATACGGTTTGAAACAAGGTGTATTTATTTTAAACACCTTTTTAGTAAGCAAGGACATGATATGACTCAAACTGAAGCGGACATGAGAAAGCGTTATGAGCGCGCTCAGGTGTTGGAAAATGGATTTTTGACCAAAAATGTCGCATTCAATACGACCGTGTTACCGAACTGGATCAATGATACGGAATATTTCTGGTACAAGAGAGACAGTAAAACCGGTTATCAGTTTCGCCTTGTCAACTCGCTGACTGTCAGTAACGA from Gynuella sunshinyii YC6258 carries:
- a CDS encoding carotenoid oxygenase family protein; its protein translation is MTKILWQNEIKHTLKNTNHPYLRGPWTPNFVELDACDMEVIGEIPHDIDGIYVRNTENPVHEPIGFYHPFDGDSMLHTMTFKDGTARYRNRFVRTKAFNAEQEAGESLWAGILNTPDMSKRSGWGEQGYNKDASSTDVVVHAGGLLSTFWQCGEGYRLDANTMDQQGALSWAPIDGISAHCKVDERTGELLFFNYSQHAPYYHYGVADKYNRLIHYTAIPLPGPRMPHDMAFTEHYSIHNDFPLFWDPELLKHGQRQLKFFQDMPSRFAIIPRYGDASEVRWFEAEATHVWHWMNAYEEGDEIILEGYYQGNPDPLPLAGYPPEAGKFLANIDSHSFQSKLHRWHFNLKTGAVKEYDLDDRYLEFGTFNQTYAGRKTRYGYSSILKPGWFLFSGIVKHDLETGQTWQMLYGDQRYGGEAPFIPRKNATSEDDGYLVTFVTDMKEDRSECILIDAMDVESGPICRIILPHRICSGTHAAWGDGPTIRQYDSNIW